A genomic window from Betta splendens chromosome 24, fBetSpl5.4, whole genome shotgun sequence includes:
- the mettl24 gene encoding probable methyltransferase-like protein 24: MGRGRLSRGSLLLLGALLTAACVCLHVYLDPDWREAPARPGRSRVHRAGTRPASAEAAGVSGVREIPARGRERERGASSPCCAHRRSRWHIRLEPWAAESRSLEHEAKRFLTYITTPQLLCSSSAGKAAQGGSKGAWDVCLDPKYSLSHRMESKHCRVYSFGLGIDDRSLERFLARSGCEVHCFNPSLKLPHLQQGEMWLHRLSIDWRDPNPAVAAQRQYVITKKLAAILNDFGHRQVDVLKADVESAEWKILENLILEGVLDSVGQLLLELHLHWPGFEVAGDDPSVVRYWFSLLKELERANFRLFHVYSDPGRPHLFLHKNVFNASSAYTLSWVKVDWTP, translated from the exons ATGGGCAGGGGCCGGCTGTCGCGGGGGTCCCTGCTGCTTCTGGGGGCTCTGCTCACAGCCGCGTGCGTGTGCCTTCACGTCTACCTGGACCCGGACTGGAGGGAGGCCCCCGCGCGGCCCGGCCGCAGCCGGGTCCACCGGGCCGGAACCAGGCCGGCGTCTGCAGAGGCGGCGGGGGTCTCCGGCGTTCGAGAGATCCCggcgagggggagggagagagagaggggggccTCGTCCCCGTGCTGCGCTCACAGAAGG TCTCGGTGGCATATAAGGCTGGAGCCCTGGGCGGCCGAGAGTCGCTCCCTGGAGCATGAAGCTAAAAGGTTTCTCACCTACATCACGACCCCACAA CTGTTGTGCTCATCGTCGGCTGGTAAAGCTGCTCAAGGCGGATCCAAGGGTGCCTGGGATGTGTGCCTCGACCCAAAGTACAGCCTGAGTCACAGGATGGAGAGCAAACACTGCAGAGTCTACTCATTCGG GCTGGGGATTGACGACCGCTCCCTGGAGCGCTTCCTCGCCAGGTCAGGGTGCGAGGTCCACTGTTTCAATCCCAGCCTGAAGCTGCCCCACCTGCAGCAAGGTGAGATGTGGCTCCACCGGCTCTCCATAGACTGGAGGGATCCGAACCCGGCTGTCGCCGCTCAGCGCCAGTACGTCATCACCAAGAAACTGGCCGCCATCCTGAACGACTTTGGGCACAGACAG GTGGATGTGCTGAAGGCAGACGTTGAGAGTGCAGAGTGGAAGATTCTGGAGAACTTAATCTTGGAAGGAGTTCTGGACTCCGTCGgccagctgctcctggagctTCACCTGCACTGGCCGGGCTTCGAGGTGGCTGGGGACGACCCGTCTGTGGTGCGGTACTGGTTCAgcctgctgaaggagctggaacGGGCCAACTTCCGCCTGTTCCATGTCTACAGTGACCCGGGGAGGCCGCACCTCTTCCTGCATAAGAATGTCTTCAACGCAAGCAGCGCTTACACCTTAAGCTGGGTGAAGGTCGACTGGACGCCTTGA
- the slc22a16 gene encoding solute carrier family 22 member 16 isoform X2, which produces MTVERMFDELGHFKRYQACLYFAAVFQAVACGIHYLASVFLVNTPNFVCAAPGNVTDVLYHNLTARRVEDALPALGSAAGPLVARTAAGEQWELSRCRRALRVAPEGFAYDFDGNKSVRACEGGFVYDHAEVERSIVTDWDLVCEREWLAKLCQPTFMLGVLVGALLFGDVADRLGRVRILMFTSVCQFGLGAAVAFSPNYYVFVLLRFLLAMASSGYLVVVFVYVTEFTGIKVRTWTSMHVHAAFAVGIMTVALVGYLVRVWWLYQLILSLCTSPFLLFCWKFPETPFYLMAKRRYKDAQALLDDIGRFNGLDCRLKAEELLEPEERGGAGGGGDLVERRSEAAPEKKLTILDLFGSWRMAGRTCTVWAIWFVGSLGYYVFSLGAVNLGGNQYMNLFIAGAVELPSYLIGCIAMDRIGRKMTCGPALLLAGVACMLIIVVPADADIVVVALSMTGKFAIAIAFGLVYLYTCELYPTIIRSLAVGSGSMMCRVGSVVAPFCVHLADVWVYLPQLIVGILALVIGVLTFLLPETLGRPLTTTLEEAEALGRKPSKTDGVEMNQHEVKA; this is translated from the exons ATGACGGTGGAGCGAATGTTCGACGAGCTGGGCCATTTCAAACG gtaCCAGGCGTGCCTCTACTTCGCGGCCGTCTTCCAGGCCGTGGCGTGCGGCATCCACTACCTGGCCTCCGTTTTCCTCGTCAACACGCCGAACTTCGTGTGCGCCGCGCCCGGCAACGTCACCGACGTCCTGTACCACAACCTGACGGCGCGCCGCGTGGAGGACGCGCTGCCGGCGCTCGGCTCCGCCGCCGGTCCCCTGGTGGCGCGCACGGCCGCCGGCGAGCAGTGGGAGCTGAGCCGGTGCCGCCGCGCGCTGCGCGTCGCCCCCGAGGGCTTCGCGTACGACTTCGACGGCAACAAGTCGGTGCGCGCGTGCGAGGGCGGCTTCGTGTACGACCACGCGGAGGTGGAGCGGAGCATCGTGACCGACTGGGACctggtgtgtgagagagagtggcTGGCCAAGCTGTGCCAGCCCACCTTCATGCTGGGGGTGCTGGTGGGGGCGCTGCTGTTCGGGGACGTTGCCGACAG ACTCGGCCGCGTGAGGATCCTGATGTTCACCAGCGTGTGTCAGTTCGGCCTCGGCGCGGCCGTCGCCTTCTCCCCCAACTACTacgtctttgtgctgctgcgctTCCTCCTCGCCATG GCGTCCAGCGGGTACCTGGTGGTGGTGTTCGTCTACGTCACGGAGTTCACCGGCATCAAAGTGCGCACGTGGACCTCCATGCACGTGCACGCAGCCTTTGCCGTGGGCATCATGACCGTGGCGCTGGTGGGCTACCTGGTCCGCGTGTGGTGGCTCTACCAGctcatcctctccctctgcacCTCCCCCTTCCTGCTCTTCTGCTGGAAGTTCCCCGAGACGCCCTTCTACCTCATGGCCAAGCGCCGCTACAAGGACGCGCAGGCGCTGCTGGACGACATCGGCCGCTTCAACGGCCTCGACTGCCGGCTGAAGGCGGAGGAGCTCCTGGAGCCGGAGGAGCGTGGCGGCGCCGGCGGGGGCGGGGACCTGGTGGAGCGGCGCTCGGAGGCGGCGCCGGAGAAGAAGCTGACCATCCTGGACCTGTTCGGCAGCTGGAGGATGGCGGGGCGCACGTGCACGGTGTGGGCCATCTGGTTCGTGGGCAGCCTGGGCTACTACGTCTTCTCCCTGGGGGCCGTCAACCTGGGAGGAAACCAGTACATGAACCTCTTCATAGCCG GTGCCGTGGAGCTCCCGTCTTATCTGATCGGGTGCATCGCGATGGACAGGATCGGCAGGAAGATGACGTGTGGCCCCGCTCTCCTTCTGGCTGGAGTCGCCTGTATGCTCATCATCGTGGTCCCTGCT GACGCTGACATAGTGGTGGTTGCGCTCAGCATGACGGGCAAGTTCGCCATCGCCATCGCCTTTGGCCTCGTCTACCTGTACACCTGCGAGCTCTACCCGACCATCATCAG GAGTCTGGCTGTGGGCAGTGGCAGCATGATGTGCCGCGTTGGCAGTGTGGTGGCTCCATTCTGCGTGCACCTGGCGGACGTCTGGGTCTACCTACCTCAG CTGATTGTGGGAATCCTAGCCTTGGTTATCGGCGTGCTAACGTTTTTACTACCCGAGACCCTGGGCAGACCCCTgaccaccacgctggaggaggctgaagcTCTGGGACGCAAGCCCAGCAAGACGGACGGGGTGGAGATGAACCAGCATGAAGTGAAAGCCTGA
- the slc22a16 gene encoding solute carrier family 22 member 16 isoform X1, protein MSNFSSLFLYRVADAALNQIINTDRYQACLYFAAVFQAVACGIHYLASVFLVNTPNFVCAAPGNVTDVLYHNLTARRVEDALPALGSAAGPLVARTAAGEQWELSRCRRALRVAPEGFAYDFDGNKSVRACEGGFVYDHAEVERSIVTDWDLVCEREWLAKLCQPTFMLGVLVGALLFGDVADRLGRVRILMFTSVCQFGLGAAVAFSPNYYVFVLLRFLLAMASSGYLVVVFVYVTEFTGIKVRTWTSMHVHAAFAVGIMTVALVGYLVRVWWLYQLILSLCTSPFLLFCWKFPETPFYLMAKRRYKDAQALLDDIGRFNGLDCRLKAEELLEPEERGGAGGGGDLVERRSEAAPEKKLTILDLFGSWRMAGRTCTVWAIWFVGSLGYYVFSLGAVNLGGNQYMNLFIAGAVELPSYLIGCIAMDRIGRKMTCGPALLLAGVACMLIIVVPADADIVVVALSMTGKFAIAIAFGLVYLYTCELYPTIIRSLAVGSGSMMCRVGSVVAPFCVHLADVWVYLPQLIVGILALVIGVLTFLLPETLGRPLTTTLEEAEALGRKPSKTDGVEMNQHEVKA, encoded by the exons ATGAGTAACTTCTCAAGTTTATTTTTATACCGTGTCGCAGACGCGGCTTTAAATCAAATCATAAACACGGACAG gtaCCAGGCGTGCCTCTACTTCGCGGCCGTCTTCCAGGCCGTGGCGTGCGGCATCCACTACCTGGCCTCCGTTTTCCTCGTCAACACGCCGAACTTCGTGTGCGCCGCGCCCGGCAACGTCACCGACGTCCTGTACCACAACCTGACGGCGCGCCGCGTGGAGGACGCGCTGCCGGCGCTCGGCTCCGCCGCCGGTCCCCTGGTGGCGCGCACGGCCGCCGGCGAGCAGTGGGAGCTGAGCCGGTGCCGCCGCGCGCTGCGCGTCGCCCCCGAGGGCTTCGCGTACGACTTCGACGGCAACAAGTCGGTGCGCGCGTGCGAGGGCGGCTTCGTGTACGACCACGCGGAGGTGGAGCGGAGCATCGTGACCGACTGGGACctggtgtgtgagagagagtggcTGGCCAAGCTGTGCCAGCCCACCTTCATGCTGGGGGTGCTGGTGGGGGCGCTGCTGTTCGGGGACGTTGCCGACAG ACTCGGCCGCGTGAGGATCCTGATGTTCACCAGCGTGTGTCAGTTCGGCCTCGGCGCGGCCGTCGCCTTCTCCCCCAACTACTacgtctttgtgctgctgcgctTCCTCCTCGCCATG GCGTCCAGCGGGTACCTGGTGGTGGTGTTCGTCTACGTCACGGAGTTCACCGGCATCAAAGTGCGCACGTGGACCTCCATGCACGTGCACGCAGCCTTTGCCGTGGGCATCATGACCGTGGCGCTGGTGGGCTACCTGGTCCGCGTGTGGTGGCTCTACCAGctcatcctctccctctgcacCTCCCCCTTCCTGCTCTTCTGCTGGAAGTTCCCCGAGACGCCCTTCTACCTCATGGCCAAGCGCCGCTACAAGGACGCGCAGGCGCTGCTGGACGACATCGGCCGCTTCAACGGCCTCGACTGCCGGCTGAAGGCGGAGGAGCTCCTGGAGCCGGAGGAGCGTGGCGGCGCCGGCGGGGGCGGGGACCTGGTGGAGCGGCGCTCGGAGGCGGCGCCGGAGAAGAAGCTGACCATCCTGGACCTGTTCGGCAGCTGGAGGATGGCGGGGCGCACGTGCACGGTGTGGGCCATCTGGTTCGTGGGCAGCCTGGGCTACTACGTCTTCTCCCTGGGGGCCGTCAACCTGGGAGGAAACCAGTACATGAACCTCTTCATAGCCG GTGCCGTGGAGCTCCCGTCTTATCTGATCGGGTGCATCGCGATGGACAGGATCGGCAGGAAGATGACGTGTGGCCCCGCTCTCCTTCTGGCTGGAGTCGCCTGTATGCTCATCATCGTGGTCCCTGCT GACGCTGACATAGTGGTGGTTGCGCTCAGCATGACGGGCAAGTTCGCCATCGCCATCGCCTTTGGCCTCGTCTACCTGTACACCTGCGAGCTCTACCCGACCATCATCAG GAGTCTGGCTGTGGGCAGTGGCAGCATGATGTGCCGCGTTGGCAGTGTGGTGGCTCCATTCTGCGTGCACCTGGCGGACGTCTGGGTCTACCTACCTCAG CTGATTGTGGGAATCCTAGCCTTGGTTATCGGCGTGCTAACGTTTTTACTACCCGAGACCCTGGGCAGACCCCTgaccaccacgctggaggaggctgaagcTCTGGGACGCAAGCCCAGCAAGACGGACGGGGTGGAGATGAACCAGCATGAAGTGAAAGCCTGA